Proteins encoded within one genomic window of Nonomuraea gerenzanensis:
- a CDS encoding LPXTG cell wall anchor domain-containing protein: MPLLGGTTSPALPLLGLTALAAGLTGAGLAFLRRRDLAPTA, encoded by the coding sequence GTGCCGCTGCTGGGCGGCACGACGTCGCCGGCGCTGCCGCTGCTCGGGCTGACCGCACTGGCGGCGGGGCTCACAGGAGCGGGGCTGGCGTTCCTGCGCCGCCGCGACCTGGCGCCCACGGCCTAA
- a CDS encoding LLM class flavin-dependent oxidoreductase codes for MVRFAIGLPNVGEFGDPTLLTELAVAAEEHGWDGVYLWDHLLYHDPGWPVANPTVTLSAIAARTHRVRLGILMTALPRRRTQTVAKETASLDRLSGGRLVFGAGLGSMDTEYTDFGEDPDLKARAAKLDQGLDDLTRLWERLLPAPVQRPRVPIWCPGRWPTRAGFRRAARWDGAMPTFHEYGQDRPVPPSEFAQVVDFLAEERGTLDGYDIALEGRAADGFLDAYTAAGLTWWIEAMGWWRGGAEEARRTITAGPPR; via the coding sequence ATGGTGCGCTTCGCTATCGGCCTGCCCAACGTCGGCGAGTTCGGAGATCCCACCCTGCTCACCGAACTCGCCGTCGCCGCCGAGGAACACGGCTGGGACGGCGTCTACCTCTGGGACCACCTCCTCTACCACGACCCGGGCTGGCCCGTCGCCAACCCCACCGTCACCCTGTCGGCCATCGCCGCCCGCACCCACCGCGTCCGCCTGGGCATCCTCATGACGGCACTCCCGCGACGGCGCACCCAGACCGTCGCCAAGGAGACCGCCAGCCTCGACCGCCTCTCCGGAGGCCGGCTCGTCTTCGGCGCCGGGCTCGGCTCCATGGACACCGAGTACACCGACTTCGGCGAGGACCCCGACCTCAAGGCCCGCGCCGCCAAGCTCGACCAGGGCCTGGACGACCTGACCCGCCTGTGGGAGCGGCTCCTCCCGGCACCCGTCCAGCGCCCGCGCGTCCCCATCTGGTGCCCGGGACGCTGGCCCACCCGCGCCGGCTTCCGCCGGGCCGCCCGCTGGGACGGCGCCATGCCGACCTTCCACGAGTACGGCCAGGACCGCCCCGTGCCGCCGTCCGAGTTCGCGCAGGTCGTCGACTTCCTGGCCGAGGAGCGCGGCACCCTCGACGGCTACGACATCGCCCTGGAGGGCCGCGCCGCCGACGGCTTCCTCGACGCCTACACCGCCGCCGGGCTGACCTGGTGGATCGAGGCCATGGGCTGGTGGCGCGGCGGCGCCGAGGAGGCCCGCAGGACCATCACCGCCGGCCCGCCCCGCTGA
- a CDS encoding type I glutamate--ammonia ligase codes for MLDHTTTGAPQADTQTLDLDLAAAGVVGVIITWADNNGIPRSRTVPIDQFTAATQRGIGITPLFAVFDSHDTITFDHPPLGTPSGDIRLVPVTDRVVQLAGQPAFAWAPGRQVAADGSPWPYDQRTALERQVARAADLGIELRAGYEIEFHLSAAGDTGDDPAPVYDGPSYGPTKMLAVDAFAEQLLSDLNRNGIPIGQLHGEYGPGQYELNIAPADPVTAADRQLLTRQTIHAAARNHGLRASFAPLVTSGHVGNGWHLHTSPSRAGTNLLSGGPGPAGLTPEGAAYLAGLLRDLPAVVAVTAPSLCSLQRLRPGYWSGAYTCWGVENREAALRLVPTTPLLGPHHANVELKPSDAAANPYLALTAVIAAGLAGIEDGLTLSEPVQEDPATWSERRRAEHGVHRLPTTVQQQLDALHGNPRIRAALGEDLLGAFRAVRASDAGRATDLDPAAIVRAYRWLY; via the coding sequence ATGCTCGACCACACCACCACCGGCGCACCACAAGCCGACACCCAGACCCTCGACCTCGACCTCGCCGCCGCGGGCGTCGTCGGCGTCATCATCACCTGGGCCGACAACAACGGCATCCCCCGCTCCCGCACCGTGCCCATCGACCAGTTCACCGCCGCGACCCAGCGCGGCATCGGCATCACCCCCCTGTTCGCCGTCTTCGACTCCCACGACACCATCACCTTCGACCACCCCCCGCTCGGCACCCCGTCAGGCGACATCCGCCTGGTCCCCGTCACCGACCGCGTCGTCCAGCTCGCCGGGCAGCCCGCCTTCGCCTGGGCCCCCGGCCGCCAGGTCGCCGCCGACGGCTCACCCTGGCCCTACGACCAGCGCACCGCCCTCGAACGCCAGGTCGCCAGGGCCGCCGACCTCGGCATCGAGCTACGCGCCGGATACGAGATCGAGTTCCACCTCAGCGCGGCCGGCGACACAGGCGACGACCCCGCCCCCGTCTACGACGGCCCCTCCTACGGCCCCACCAAGATGCTCGCCGTGGACGCCTTCGCCGAGCAGCTCCTGAGCGACCTCAACCGCAACGGCATCCCCATCGGCCAGCTCCACGGCGAGTACGGCCCCGGCCAGTACGAGCTCAACATCGCCCCCGCCGACCCCGTCACCGCCGCCGACCGCCAGCTCCTCACCCGCCAGACCATCCACGCCGCCGCCCGCAACCACGGCCTGCGCGCCTCCTTCGCACCCCTCGTCACCTCCGGGCACGTCGGCAACGGCTGGCACCTGCACACCTCACCCTCCCGCGCCGGCACCAACCTGCTCTCCGGCGGCCCCGGCCCCGCCGGCCTCACCCCGGAAGGCGCCGCCTACCTCGCCGGCCTCCTGCGCGACCTGCCCGCCGTCGTCGCCGTCACCGCGCCCAGCCTGTGCTCCCTGCAACGCCTGCGCCCGGGCTACTGGTCCGGCGCCTACACCTGCTGGGGTGTGGAGAACCGCGAAGCCGCGCTCCGCCTCGTCCCCACCACCCCGCTCCTCGGCCCGCACCACGCCAACGTCGAGCTCAAGCCCTCCGACGCCGCCGCCAACCCCTACCTGGCGCTCACCGCCGTCATCGCCGCGGGCCTGGCCGGCATCGAGGACGGCCTCACCCTTTCCGAGCCCGTCCAGGAGGACCCCGCCACCTGGAGCGAGCGGCGACGCGCCGAGCACGGCGTCCACCGGCTGCCCACCACCGTCCAGCAGCAGCTCGACGCGCTGCACGGCAACCCGCGCATCC